In the Pocillopora verrucosa isolate sample1 chromosome 4, ASM3666991v2, whole genome shotgun sequence genome, AGAGAGATTTATTTCTTCCGACACTTGTTTGCTTCAATCTCGCTTAGAATAGtttttgtcatcagaactgTTAGACCACGTTGGTAATTTATTTGTGATGACTCCTCAGTAATCGTTACAATTAGCTCGCAATATGAAAACGTATGAAGCAGTTAGTTTGCCGAGCTAAAACACTGATGCTTATATTGCCGTACAGTACTCTGATTTGATTCGAGCGCACTCTGTAAAACGGTACCCCCCGCTTAGGAGAACATTAGAATACAGTTGACTTTTCTCCCACTTCAGTGCAGTTTTGGTGCCTTTAAAACATGTGCGGCATATCCCGGTTAACAAGTAGTTGAAGTTACAAAGCAATTTTAGACCACTCTAATGTCAGCCGTGTTAGCTCGAAGTACCGGTCGCTTCGCAGGTAAGCGTAGTATATTGTGGTTAGCGACCGAGTAGATGAAAACGTACgaaactgatttgaaaatacACTTATGTCTGGGGGAAGTAAACTCTACAGCAATCACAGCTCTGACTAGAGTTTACTCTTGTCCCACTTAAAAAAAGCTTATAGACAGGCACCAATTCACTAAGCTACACTCTATGCATGACTATTGTATAAAACAAAGTGATAGTTACTAAGGCTGTTCTCCATCTTGTAAAAGCATGATTTAAGGGCTAAATAGATTGTTCTCTTGGTCAAAGCCCAGTTCATACTGCCAAATTGGATCTTTTGGTGAGGCGTGATTTGCATCTTAATCAGGAATTGGATTTCTCAGCGTTGATATTTCATTCTAGCCGCCAATTCTAAACTTTGTTGAATGCTGCATTTCAATCAATGTGAAAGAAACCCGCCGATTTAGTCTCTGAAAAAAGCGAAGAGAATGAGTCTCTTTCTGATGCTAAGTCAAACCAAGTCAATTAATCTGAACTAAGTAGCTTTTATCTGTTACTTTAAACTCTTACCAAGATAATGAATATCTATCTCTCTTAATCTATCTCTCTCTAGTGTTTCAAATGTTACCCTCAAATCAGCCAATGATCCTCTGCTAAGATTAAGGATGGTATACTCGGAGGGTTCGCCCCTTCtgctttaagaaaatgaacataaaattcaaaagACCCAATGTACCTCGTTGATCTGTTATCTTTGTAGAGATCACGAAGGACAATTTTTTCGCATATCTAAGGGCCTCTTAAAAGATGAAATGATCTTACGTTCTTTAAATTGTTCACAAATATGGAATCGAtgaatatacaataaaaaatatatatatgtatcacagtaaatagataaaaaataagCAGATTGACGATTGAAtgtttgaataaagaaagatatctcGCTGAATATTTTGTACAGCGGTAATGCTCCACACACCGTTTCAGACCCCTCTCGGTCTTACTCAATAACTTAAAGCTGATTGCTCACTTAAAACAtataatttgcaagaaaatgacaaaGGATACAGCAAGTTACTATGATTTGCTGCCTATGTACCCACTACAAATATCTTCCACCGCCcttttggtttctttagaaGGTATTTAAGTATTCCTGCTGTGCTTGAAACATGCATGACATACATGAATACAAAGTATATAGTGGGTAAGCCTAATCTCGCTCTCTTAAAATGCactatttgatgaaaaatcatCTTACACGAATGAAGGATTACTGGGCCAAGATTTCCCAAccattttgtttgaaaaaactACAGCTTCCACGTGATCGGGCGAACATGTGTGAAGTAAATCGTCCGGAAAGTGTCCAATTGTTTCAGTTAAAATTCCCGAATCCGAGAAATATCTCACCCCCTATCGACGGCTCAAAGgggacaaaattcaaatgttgtTTAACAGTACAGACGCCCATTGCAATGCAGGTAAATTTTTGCCTAACTTTGGTCAGATTTTCTTACCTTTCCTACGTTGAAAGCGTCCAAACTTCAGACAGATGTTCTTTCTCTCAAGGAGAAGCAAGTCATTAGACTTTTATCACGCAGCGCCATCTTGGATTGCGTGACGCATTAAGTCGAGGCTGGATTAGTCACTACGGCTGGGGGAGTCAGATTCTGTCGCGTGGCcgaaatttcttaaaatatttcatattttgattCAACTTTCGTCGAGAAATGGCTTGAGAACGATGGAAAGGTCCCAAAGAAAGTCGTAACTCGTGGTTACAGCAATTTCTGCGAAGGCTATATCTTTGATATCGAAGGTAAGTTTTAGTTTTGACGAGTTGTTATTGATGATGCCTCGAGTCTAGGTGAAGGTGGTGAGTGTACTCGAACAGTTGCGTGATTCACGCCACTCATACTATTTTAAAGATCTTATATTGTTCTTATCCTTTGATTATGCCCGAATTTACTATTCAAAATCTCCGACGATTtacaaaaatgatgaaatgaagCCCTAGAAACCACGACTCGTAGCGTGTTCACGTTTTCACACATGTGAATTCTCACCTTCCCTTTCAGTGAAAACACTAGAAGCAGGTGTCGTCGTAAGAACTCGAAGCTACAGATCACAGCGGAAAAATGAAGAGCCATGGAGGTTGCAGGTATTTATTTGACCATGTAGTTTTGTTTGAACTGAAAGAAGTCTTAAACTTCGCTTACGTACTAAGGTATATTCAACAAacccttttaaaatttttccataGGTTGAAATCTGAAGGGCTTGTGAAGTACAAATATCAAACACCTCTTGCAACTGTGAGGCAGGATCAGGAATGTGCAACCATGCAATAGAGTTGGTTTATCTCCTTGAGCACTATCGAAAATTGGGTTTACGAAGTGTACCTCTGCTATGTCCAAGACAAGTTTGCCTCAAAGAATGGCCGGGATAAATTCTCGGGAATTGCAGGAGGTGCTGGTATTGCAGGTGAAACTACCAGCCAAAGGTGgggaagtgaaaaaaaaaacaacaacgcaGGGTAGATGGATCAATCCCTGGGGGCTGCTGGAAATCAAGTGCCCCCTCAGTGATCCAGTCTCAGAGCTGAAATATCTTTAATGTGGAAATGGACTCTATAAACTCAAACTCTGTGAGTTTGTGTCAGCAGTGAGCTAAGCCATAGTCTatagtgggcttaagtaagtttattgagGATAATTACTGTAATGTCTTTTGGAGTCACTCCTAAGTAAGAATATTATTATGTCATTTAATTAAGTAGTTGAGTTTATAGGAGTTTATACCTCCCTAGACATGGAGGTTTACCATTTTCTGGATCACACAGAtttacaaaaagaaactttccttACTGAAATTCAAttgtatttgttttggtttattaaGCACACATTGCAAAGAACCTGCTTAACTTAGTTGAGGTGTAACAAATGTTATTATAGAACCAAGGTTTTCTAAACAAAATTAATAGGAAATTAAAGTTTCAATATAATGGCCCTCTAAAATTAGTCAGAAGGCAGCATATAGTCCAAATTTGGTTTACTGAACCAGCCAGTGAAAGAGGTAAAACTTGTTCAAAAATTTGGTACTCTTTTATTTGCCCGATTTCCCTCTCAGCATGGATATGGAGGTGGGAAATCTGTTGGGTATCAGTCACTTCAGTCTCTAGTGCTGAACTGTAAGGACTTTGCTCTTAACAAGAATGGTGGGATTGTCAAGTTAGCTTTTTTAGTTTCCAATAAATCCTGTATTAAGAAACCCTTATCTGCCATTACCTTGTCTCCATCTGTGACAAGCAACAGAAATCCACTGTgccttgtcatttctttgtctGATATACTTCCCTGATATGAGGAACTAACAAATGTTACTGTGCCATGAGGAGCTATACCAGCTAAGTATTTGAATGTGGTATATGACTTGTATGTGTATAGAAAATTTCTGAGTTCAAGACCTTGGAGCTAGGCCTCTGGACTTTGATCTCAGTGCAGTCTAGGATTATCCTTGTTTTAGGGTATGTGGCTTTGAAGCACTGAGGCATACTCCTTTTAATCTGAGCAGTTGTGGGCCAAATTGGCACTTGGCCAAGcattgaaacagaaaatttgcCCAAGTTATAATAATTCTGCTGACAGTGCTTGTGTTAATATTGAATCTCACTCCTAAGTTTGTCTCCCGCAATCTCAGTCTGACAGTGCAAAATTATCAGTGCCACGTCTTCGCTGGTAGTTTTCTTCACCTCTGCCACGTTGAATCTGGGTTTTATCATGGTTTTAGCATATGGCTCAACCCATTTGTAAAAGCTATCAAATCGTTCTTTCGTTGCAAAGCCTGTGTATAATGCAAGCAACTCCGGAtcctttgaaatgttttcagtaCCAAATTTGGACTCTTAAAAATCTTTGACTTGTTAATCTAGATCTTTGATTCTGGCcataagtatttcaatttgttcCTCAGGGCTTATTTCGGCCGGCTGAATGTTTTCGTTTTCCGGTTCGTCCGTGGCCATTCCTTGCATTGGCTCAGCACCAGCCCAAGTTTCCTGCCTTGCTGACTCAGACTCCTCTTCTTCCATCTCGACATCTTGCTGGAGTGAACCGACCAAGAATTGACGTCGCTCCTATTGTGCTTGCTGGTCcgcaatatttttcaattcttgcaatttgttttttcgGCACTCTTTACCCTCCTTAGTCCATGCAAACTGCGGTTGGCACAACTCCAGGTTTTAGCCGTGTAACCGTAACCCAAGTTATAGTCCCATACATATCCTCTGGCTTGAAGTGAGCCGTACACACCAGAGTAGAGCCTTTCTTTAtctggaaaatttgtttaaaagcgTAAGTTGTAACGAGAATAAACTAGGGAGGATCTCATTTCTTACATATGACAAAATCCGagctaataaaaacaaacaaaacataatcATGTGCGTTTGACAGCTTGAGccaaaagtaaaatgaaaaacttaatgTAAAAAGAATAGTAGATTCATTAATCGAATTTAGTGTTATgaatatcaaatgaataaatattttatagataaaaaaaaactgctggcTGAGTCTTCAATCGAAAGGAAAAGTCGATCGCCAATAACACGTGCATCTGACAGCTAACCGGTCACGACGCGACTCTCACCTCAAAGCGGCAATCTATTTCGATCTCAATAAATCGTTCGaaggaaagttgaaaaaagataaattctcaccacttttatttcgtttgtCGTTACTACAGAAATTAGCGCAACAATGATCGTGGGCCATCTCCACTCAAAACACTGTAATGTAACACAACGCTAAACCTTAATgcgggagttactacatcacgggcgacgcGCGGGGAAGGAAGAAAAGATCGAAATAcgattatataataagctcagttatgcacgcattctgattggttctcacttatgatctattggaggacagacgtgtagatgacgtcatcattaaaacttttttaattctttattatataaaacaaatagattccaagttgccgtgcgtctgttcagtaatagatcacagaggacgtcaaaatgtggtaagaacatcagtgacacactcggctgcgcctcgtgtgccacttttttgttcttaccacattttgacgtcctctgtgatctattactgaacagacgcacggcaacttggaatctatttgttaagtggTTAATACCTCATATAGAtacatatcagttgtagttgcagaaaacagtAATGGCGCCGATTCCAGGCTTGATTACACTGTGCACACAACCGCATAGTGGATTCACAAACCAAGTGCCACCTTTGAAGTTTGGTCTGAAAAGGGTTATGGATGTTTACACCTTGGGTCTAAAAATGGTGTTCTCTGGTCAAAAATAATGCTAAGATTTGGAGAGCTGGGTGCGCACCCTCTCTCTCGCGTTTTTTAGCTCGTTACACGAGCTCAAAATGTCTCTTTCCGTTCTTTTGTTTGCAATATACTGAGAATAATCCCAAAGAAATTGGTTGGGtgaaaaatcataaattttaaCTAACGAATTTGGAAGAAGTGGACCGTAATACGGTACTGAAATTCAGAAAATGATCGAAACGAGTGATATTTATAGAAAATTCTGGGTTGTTCATAATGACTATTTTAGCTTCAAGGAATGTTTATCGGTCGTAAAAAGCTGTTTCAAAAATACCTCACAATGACCGATTTGGACTCCAGTCATTCttatttatgttattaattTAAGATCGTGTTAAGCGTTTtgttttaaggtaaaaaaaaaaaaacaatataattaTGTCTAAGATAATATTTGCATGAGCGTTACGTGATAAGAAGTGTTTGTTAATCAAACTAGTCAGATTTCTCGAACTGCGCAACAACTCAGACGTTTGTCGTGTACTTAAAAGCAAAAAGCTCATTCTGTGATATATAAAGCGGTTTATTggcatattttttccttctacaaaatttttattaattgaagCTTAATGTTTTTATCAATTAATTCGTCCGCACCAATCAATTTCGTCATCTGCAAAAAGTACAACGACTGAacgatgaaatgaaaatttcaaactcttaaatCTGCTGCTTTCATAGCCCCACAGCTCGTGTAAACACTTCCCTTCATGAAAAGGGGACAGGAAAAGGAAGCTAAATATCCAAAGGAAAAATACCAGGGGTTTTCATATCATGAATGCAGcactacaaaatttaaaatatgctGCACGAGAAGAACGGGATGATTATTCATCGCAGTAGCGCATTAAGTTCCCTTCGGTAAGATTGTATTACAATATAATAACTATGCAAAggaatttcaaacatttttcttttgattatcCATAAAATTTTATTAGTCCACGAACACGAAGCCACGTTTTGCTGCGACCAAAAGAAGTGTTGCGCTCACATTTTTCCACACTGGATATTTCCAATCTCGCTCAGAATCACTTCTGTCATCAAAAGTTTTAGTTTGTGTTACATTTTTAATCACTCTTCAGGGCTTGTTACAATCAGTCAGAGTCACGAAAGCATACATCCGCGTGATTTTTTTCCTAGTTAGAGCATTTTTATATTGCCAGTTCAATAATCTTTCCCTAATAGTATCATAGTGCCACTCAAAACACACTCATATTCACTCAAAGTAAACTCGATTGATAACAATTCTGACCTTGGAACAATTGCATGTTTCACACTTAACTGCActttaatatctttttaaacaGTTGTAGTATATTCTAGTGAACAAATGACTAGGGTAACCACGAAATTAAAAGATATATATTTACTTACGTTCACTTTAAAACACTCGATCTGTCGCGTTTCAAACAAAGTGCACTTGTCTTACGCTTAAGGGAAGCTGGTAACCGTTTGAACATGTAAGCGCAgtatataatatatagatttagccaagcctaaaagcggagctcgcatttttttttccgcacgtctcaagggcagAACGCCTTGCTCctgccaggactagaacccaggtcgtccgacacggagcccagtgcactgaaaactggactactggacaaagccgtggcgttggcgtgcccgcggtacagttgaccatgcatgttaaaagtagcatcttgtacGGTCATACGGTCGTATGGTTGTACGGTCGTGGGGTCGTAGGGTCGTAGGGTCgaacggtcgtacatccaaattttttcggcttgatgggttactactattttgtataattatggggctacgctctgcgagctccactaTTATTCTAGGAATAAATGATCATATGAGACTTTAGTTAGCGGAAAAAACTTAATGCAGTATATAATTAATTCTCAAAAAGCGTGGTGTATACTGCTCAACGAGTACacgaaaaagataagaaatcTCAAAACACACCTATCTACACTCAGAGTAAACTTTAGCATTCACAGTTCTTACCAAGGTTCATTTGTGTCACACTTTTAGATGCTAATGCTTAAAGTACTCTAATCGTTTCTCAGGTGGTGTTTCATCGTATGTGATAGCAGTGTCAAGACTGAAGAGGTTATTCTTCTCTCCAAAGCCCATTTGAAACTGCCAAACGTACAGCTTGGTATTCGGTGGGATTTTCACCTTAACGGTTTCTTCTATTTCAGTTGTTTCACTCCACTTGAACTGCTCTGTGTTGACCATCTTTCCACCAAACGTCTCCCTGAGGCCATACTGAACTTTACAGAGACACTCAATCAATTTCGAAACTTGGGCTTTAATCTCCTTTTCTTCGCTTATTGTCGTCTCGATGGACCATTCAGACTCTATGGAGGACATTGTGCTCCTGTCAAATCCAACGGTTTTCTTGATGGTTTTTTCCCATTCAATAGCAGTGTTGGAGTCGTTTCGAAGACATTTTACTTCTTTCCAATACCCGAACACTTTTCCATAGGTTTGCGCCATACCACCAGGGAGGAACTTGAGCACTGACTCGTGAACGCTGAAGTCTTTGCAATCTTTGTTCAAGTTCATGTTGGTGCTTCTGTGATAGGTGACACCCCATTTTCCAGCCTGCTCCAGACAGTAGACGTAATTCTTGGTACCCCAGAAATAGATGCCATCTTGGAACGCTTGGTGGATTTTATATTCAACGGCGTCTTCATCTTTGTTCATGTTACTCACTCGTCTGTAGGTGCCTCTCTTGGCAAACACGATGTACCAATTACCAAAGGCAGAGTAGTAGCCGCTTCCTCCGCGACAGTTGCAATGAAGAGGGTAAACCACAGCGTCATCGTCTTTACTCAGGTCGGTAACTCTGCGATACTCGTCTCCTTTAATGATGTAGAAATAAGAGTTAGTGGCCAAGTAATGATCGCCCCATCTACAGGCCTCACTTAAACGGTGAATCTTGATACGCTTTCCAGTGTGAATATCTTCGCAACTCATGTAGACACCCACATCGGAACGGATGATGTAGAAGGTTTTTTTAGTACCACAAAAGTCTATTCCTCTGGCCTCAGGTGCACTCTTTGGTACCATCTCCGGATAATCTGAAGCGGCGGACATATTTTTCACTCAGTAGTTGCAGCTGAAATAACGTTTCTTCTTGAGTATCtgcaaggaagaaaaataaagcaaaaagacCGAGCTTTAATAGACGTTGATTTCGATTCTCGCTTGATCGT is a window encoding:
- the LOC131776814 gene encoding uncharacterized protein isoform X1, with the protein product MSAASDYPEMVPKSAPEARGIDFCGTKKTFYIIRSDVGVYMSCEDIHTGKRIKIHRLSEACRWGDHYLATNSYFYIIKGDEYRRVTDLSKDDDAVVYPLHCNCRGGSGYYSAFGNWYIVFAKRGTYRRVSNMNKDEDAVEYKIHQAFQDGIYFWGTKNYVYCLEQAGKWGVTYHRSTNMNLNKDCKDFSVHESVLKFLPGGMAQTYGKVFGYWKEVKCLRNDSNTAIEWEKTIKKTVGFDRSTMSSIESEWSIETTISEEKEIKAQVSKLIECLCKVQYGLRETFGGKMVNTEQFKWSETTEIEETVKVKIPPNTKLYVWQFQMGFGEKNNLFSLDTAITYDETPPEKRLEYFKH